The proteins below are encoded in one region of Bacillus vallismortis:
- the nrdI gene encoding class Ib ribonucleoside-diphosphate reductase assembly flavoprotein NrdI, which produces MIITYESKTGNVRRFVKALQHKLDIESIEITDDTIINQEFIHITYTIGFGEVPERTLNFINKNKNKIRGVAVSGNKVWGDNYGLAGDKLSAKFHTPLLLKFELSGTKQDLQKIIQEVQLIDKHNTKVDQAQ; this is translated from the coding sequence GTGATCATTACATATGAAAGTAAAACTGGCAATGTAAGAAGGTTTGTAAAAGCGCTGCAACACAAATTAGATATTGAGTCCATTGAAATAACTGATGATACGATCATCAATCAAGAGTTCATACATATTACATATACGATAGGCTTTGGGGAAGTACCTGAAAGGACTTTGAATTTTATCAATAAGAATAAAAATAAAATAAGGGGAGTTGCTGTTAGTGGTAACAAGGTTTGGGGTGATAACTATGGTTTAGCTGGAGACAAGCTCTCAGCTAAGTTCCACACACCATTGTTATTAAAGTTTGAACTTAGTGGAACGAAACAAGACTTACAGAAGATCATTCAGGAGGTACAACTTATTGACAAACACAATACCAAAGTGGATCAAGCTCAATAA